In one Cyanobacterium sp. T60_A2020_053 genomic region, the following are encoded:
- a CDS encoding TIGR02221 family CRISPR-associated protein, whose protein sequence is MILLSFLGTGDYKLTSYTWQNKAYQTEYVADAIANFFQVEEIKVFITKEANNTHGDKLRNKIDNKFNLSYVDIKSGTEEDDIWQLFDKVVESVPENSEIIFDITHAFRSIPVIVLLASAFLEKARNVTIKGVYYGQYNQEKNQAPIFDLTPAIKLLDWLTATDTFINTGSSQKLGQLLEDIQVDFFKSGKAQTEEFKPVKLRNFGTAISNISENIQFIRPVELLESAHKLEKFSSEEIRKEIGIFAKPFELIIDKIEQDYAQFALEKSSKAEANLVIKKHYLLIKWYTEKGLGTQAILLAREWLVTTLAILENNDYLNKEARKNIETQLNSISGNNPERIKIYEQQISCHVTNVKQLDDTWSQLGRNRNNIAHCQMNTEQFSSKTLHQYAQELPEILSDLFPQLNLTE, encoded by the coding sequence ATGATATTACTAAGTTTTCTCGGCACTGGTGATTATAAATTAACCTCTTATACATGGCAAAATAAAGCCTATCAAACTGAATATGTAGCCGATGCCATAGCTAATTTTTTTCAAGTAGAAGAAATCAAAGTTTTTATCACCAAAGAAGCGAACAATACTCATGGCGATAAACTACGGAATAAAATTGATAATAAATTTAATTTATCTTATGTTGATATAAAATCAGGCACAGAAGAAGATGACATCTGGCAATTATTTGATAAAGTAGTGGAATCAGTGCCAGAAAATAGTGAAATTATCTTTGATATTACCCACGCTTTTCGTTCAATTCCTGTAATTGTTTTACTTGCTTCCGCTTTCCTTGAAAAAGCCCGAAATGTGACCATAAAAGGAGTTTATTATGGACAATATAATCAAGAAAAAAATCAAGCGCCCATCTTTGATTTAACCCCTGCCATTAAATTATTAGACTGGTTAACTGCCACCGATACATTTATTAATACTGGATCATCCCAAAAATTAGGACAACTATTAGAAGATATTCAAGTTGATTTTTTCAAATCAGGAAAAGCACAAACAGAAGAATTTAAACCCGTAAAACTAAGAAACTTTGGTACTGCTATCAGTAATATTTCTGAAAATATCCAATTTATTAGACCAGTAGAATTATTAGAATCAGCCCACAAATTAGAAAAATTTTCCAGTGAAGAAATTAGAAAAGAAATAGGAATTTTTGCCAAACCATTTGAATTAATTATTGATAAAATTGAACAAGATTATGCACAATTTGCTTTAGAAAAATCCAGCAAAGCTGAAGCCAACTTGGTTATAAAGAAACACTATTTATTAATTAAGTGGTACACCGAAAAAGGTTTGGGAACTCAGGCAATTTTACTAGCAAGAGAATGGTTAGTTACCACCTTAGCTATTTTAGAAAATAATGATTATTTAAACAAAGAAGCTCGTAAAAATATCGAAACTCAACTAAATAGTATTAGTGGTAATAACCCAGAGAGAATTAAAATTTATGAACAACAAATATCTTGTCATGTTACCAATGTAAAACAATTAGATGATACTTGGTCACAATTAGGTAGAAATAGAAACAATATTGCTCATTGTCAGATGAATACAGAGCAATTTTCTAGTAAAACTTTGCACCAATACGCCCAAGAATTACCAGAAATTTTGTCAGATTTATTTCCTCAACTTAATTTAACTGAATAA
- the cas1 gene encoding CRISPR-associated endonuclease Cas1, producing MTVLYLTEPGTKVHYKNQTFTIKKNQTYTCRLSELELVVILPGVQLTDVVISILLDQGIEAIFLRQDGQFRGRLQGSFPPNPLIRLAQYRTIETSFGLGFAKKFAYGKIRNQRALLQIKNRATKGKITQLSESIDTMNVYQLQLKNTITLLDQNELMGIEGISARSYYQALTYFFPSHWQFTGRNRRPPKDPINALLSWGYGVLLARIFAVCVKAGLDPYLGFLHSIQPYRPNLVLDLMEEFRPVLVDYAVISLIQSQVLDIADFQPSPDGEGIWLGITAKKLLLRELEERLNQPLLYPAQNRKLKLNQIFLEQSRMLARCLLESSLDYEPFFIK from the coding sequence ATGACAGTTTTATACTTAACAGAACCAGGTACAAAAGTACACTACAAAAATCAAACATTTACTATCAAAAAAAATCAAACTTATACTTGTCGTCTAAGTGAATTAGAGTTGGTTGTAATTTTGCCGGGAGTACAATTAACTGATGTAGTAATTTCTATTTTATTAGACCAAGGCATTGAAGCTATTTTTTTACGACAGGATGGGCAGTTTAGAGGGCGCTTGCAGGGGAGTTTTCCGCCAAATCCCCTGATTCGTTTAGCACAATATCGCACCATTGAAACTTCTTTCGGTCTTGGTTTTGCTAAGAAATTTGCTTATGGCAAAATTCGGAATCAGCGCGCGTTACTGCAGATCAAAAATCGGGCGACTAAAGGCAAAATAACTCAGTTGTCAGAATCCATCGACACCATGAATGTCTATCAACTGCAACTAAAAAATACTATTACTTTGTTAGATCAAAATGAACTGATGGGGATTGAAGGAATTTCTGCGAGGTCTTATTATCAAGCCTTAACCTATTTTTTTCCCTCCCATTGGCAATTTACAGGGAGAAACAGGCGCCCTCCAAAAGACCCCATCAATGCCTTGCTGAGTTGGGGTTATGGGGTGTTACTGGCGAGAATTTTTGCAGTGTGTGTCAAAGCTGGTTTAGACCCATATTTAGGCTTTTTGCACTCCATTCAACCGTATCGCCCTAACTTAGTTTTAGATTTAATGGAAGAATTTAGACCTGTTTTAGTGGATTATGCGGTTATTTCTTTGATTCAATCTCAAGTTTTAGACATCGCCGACTTTCAACCATCCCCAGACGGAGAAGGAATTTGGCTAGGAATCACCGCTAAAAAACTACTCTTGCGAGAATTGGAAGAAAGACTAAACCAACCTTTATTATATCCTGCCCAAAATCGGAAATTGAAATTAAATCAGATATTTTTAGAACAATCTCGGATGTTGGCTCGATGTCTCTTAGAATCTAGTTTAGACTATGAACCTTTTTTTATCAAATGA
- a CDS encoding Uma2 family endonuclease, with protein sequence MFTQAEKVISLINFLQLPETKPIKEFINGYIHEKPMPKGKHSALQTCLTSVINQQGLKDKKCFAFTELRCSFGNRSIVPDISVIDWEKIPKDEQGEIINNIEIAPDWIIEILSPQQSSIRVIDNILFALNHGSQLGWLIDPQERIIMIFLPNQQPQIKENQDSLTVISSLSSWQICPQEIFNYLNFI encoded by the coding sequence ATGTTTACTCAAGCAGAAAAAGTAATCAGTTTAATTAACTTTTTACAACTACCAGAAACAAAACCGATTAAAGAATTTATTAACGGTTATATTCATGAAAAACCAATGCCAAAAGGAAAGCACAGCGCCCTCCAAACTTGCTTAACAAGTGTCATTAACCAACAGGGTTTAAAAGATAAAAAATGTTTTGCTTTTACCGAACTTCGTTGCAGTTTTGGCAATCGATCTATCGTACCTGATATAAGTGTAATAGACTGGGAAAAAATACCAAAAGATGAACAAGGAGAAATTATTAATAATATTGAAATTGCTCCTGATTGGATCATTGAAATTTTGTCACCTCAACAAAGTTCTATTCGAGTAATTGATAATATTTTATTTGCCCTTAATCATGGTAGTCAATTAGGGTGGTTAATTGATCCTCAAGAAAGAATTATTATGATTTTTTTACCTAATCAACAACCTCAAATAAAAGAAAATCAAGATTCACTAACAGTAATATCTTCTCTGTCTAGTTGGCAAATCTGCCCTCAAGAAATATTTAACTATTTAAACTTTATTTAA
- a CDS encoding PIN domain-containing protein gives MKDLILDTHAIVWYLMESPKLSRKGLNAIDNAEKIYISAISIIEIIYLEEKGKIPKICLAMIEQILNDDNNHWKVIPCDFNIAKCLSQIDREIIPEMPDRIIAATALYLNLPLITCDTKITASTVQTIW, from the coding sequence ATGAAAGATTTAATCCTAGATACTCATGCTATTGTTTGGTATTTAATGGAATCTCCTAAACTTTCCCGTAAAGGACTAAATGCCATTGATAATGCAGAAAAAATATACATTTCTGCTATTTCTATTATTGAGATTATTTACTTGGAAGAAAAAGGTAAAATTCCTAAAATTTGTCTTGCAATGATTGAGCAAATTTTAAATGATGATAATAATCATTGGAAAGTTATTCCTTGTGACTTTAATATAGCTAAATGCTTATCTCAAATTGATAGGGAAATTATACCAGAAATGCCCGATAGAATTATTGCGGCAACTGCTTTATATCTAAATCTTCCCCTAATTACTTGTGATACAAAAATCACGGCATCAACAGTTCAAACTATTTGGTAA
- a CDS encoding TIGR03984 family CRISPR-associated protein, with amino-acid sequence MTISLYSQSSENITLSDAITNCLSVLEGAVALVYAPQFCQLLTLDNDGNLLNSYDKIISNNYQDSYIFEARIFNPNYELRWLNENSGKGKAVLISENELDNYLSAESNSLDIIKTINQKYLLWGEKAKTQLNNNWQRLSAARIGSLDIPISTPLSQDKRVYLNFREYLQVMDNFGNVRVGEGRLINLEVK; translated from the coding sequence ATGACTATTTCTTTATATTCTCAATCATCGGAAAATATTACTTTATCGGACGCAATTACTAATTGTTTATCTGTTTTGGAGGGCGCTGTTGCTTTGGTTTATGCTCCGCAATTCTGTCAATTATTAACTTTAGATAATGATGGTAATTTATTAAATAGTTATGATAAAATTATCAGTAACAATTATCAGGATAGTTACATTTTTGAAGCTCGTATTTTTAACCCAAATTATGAGTTAAGATGGTTAAATGAGAATTCAGGAAAAGGAAAAGCTGTTTTAATTTCCGAAAATGAATTAGATAATTATTTATCAGCGGAATCAAATTCTCTTGATATAATTAAAACCATTAATCAAAAATATTTATTATGGGGTGAAAAAGCTAAAACTCAATTAAATAATAATTGGCAAAGACTATCGGCGGCTCGAATTGGTAGCCTAGACATCCCCATTTCTACACCATTATCACAGGATAAAAGAGTTTATTTAAACTTTCGTGAATATCTACAGGTTATGGATAATTTTGGGAATGTAAGAGTTGGTGAAGGGCGCTTGATTAATTTGGAGGTTAAGTAA
- a CDS encoding putative CRISPR-associated protein — protein METLIMTVGTSLRTNKDYNLPPEKKRPWHYKDTQVDKSIIHNTKEAITWMKQTPFELISAETNTFLHLNLQFKDEIIMLHSATKAGVECAEILKLFFTELGQKNIKIREIPEVNYDIDVNGSVLEKMADLLAELIENAQGNVTLAATGGFKAQSMIMALAGNTYQVPVCYIHEQYKSLVYLPFLSVNGKVSYVNYKAELPHSTKDRKDIFNLQQGKSHHRASTWKKAQKILSEIPWIEKIYYDEKAFSAPYNNIKLSNYKTKDQRYIFWLHLYQDEDNRIGVSIETTGYTEKHLEEAIRELRERLGHLF, from the coding sequence ATGGAAACTCTCATTATGACTGTGGGGACATCTTTAAGAACTAATAAAGATTATAATTTACCCCCCGAAAAAAAGCGCCCTTGGCACTATAAAGATACTCAGGTAGATAAAAGTATAATTCATAATACCAAAGAAGCTATCACATGGATGAAACAAACTCCCTTCGAGTTAATTAGTGCTGAAACTAATACATTTTTACATCTTAATTTACAATTTAAAGATGAAATTATCATGTTACATTCAGCCACTAAAGCAGGGGTGGAGTGCGCTGAAATTTTAAAACTATTTTTCACAGAATTAGGTCAAAAAAATATCAAAATCAGAGAAATACCAGAGGTTAATTATGACATAGATGTTAATGGTAGTGTCTTAGAAAAAATGGCTGATTTATTAGCTGAATTAATTGAAAATGCTCAAGGAAATGTAACGTTGGCAGCCACAGGAGGATTTAAAGCACAATCTATGATTATGGCACTCGCTGGAAACACTTATCAAGTGCCTGTTTGTTATATTCATGAACAGTATAAAAGTTTAGTTTACCTGCCTTTTTTATCTGTTAATGGTAAAGTTAGTTATGTCAACTATAAAGCAGAATTACCCCATTCAACTAAAGATAGAAAAGATATTTTTAACCTTCAACAAGGCAAATCACATCATCGAGCTAGTACATGGAAAAAAGCTCAAAAAATTCTCTCAGAAATTCCTTGGATTGAGAAAATTTATTATGATGAAAAAGCCTTTTCTGCACCGTATAATAACATTAAATTATCTAACTATAAAACAAAAGATCAACGTTATATTTTTTGGCTTCATCTATATCAAGACGAAGATAATAGAATAGGTGTATCCATTGAAACTACAGGTTATACAGAAAAACACTTAGAAGAAGCAATCAGAGAATTAAGAGAACGTTTAGGACATTTATTCTAA
- the cas2 gene encoding CRISPR-associated endonuclease Cas2, whose protein sequence is MIKLWLICYDVRDDKRRTQLAKLLEQQCVRVQYSVFECPLDTKKLEFFLSSKWLKVLNLQEDSLRIYPLDALAKQKTKIYGVKDDPPYESPDYLIL, encoded by the coding sequence ATGATTAAACTGTGGCTAATTTGTTATGACGTGCGCGATGACAAAAGGCGCACTCAACTGGCAAAATTACTCGAACAACAATGCGTGAGAGTACAATATTCCGTGTTTGAATGTCCCTTAGACACCAAAAAGTTAGAGTTTTTTTTATCTTCTAAGTGGTTAAAAGTATTGAATTTACAGGAAGATAGCCTGAGAATTTATCCTCTTGATGCTTTAGCGAAGCAGAAAACGAAAATCTACGGCGTGAAAGATGACCCCCCCTATGAATCTCCTGATTACCTCATTTTGTGA
- a CDS encoding DUF2281 domain-containing protein, producing MTLQETVLNDLQKLTIEEQKEVLDFIQFLQFKKNNQPQVKKQIKGLWKQFNLSISEADIAEARQEMWGNFPREIDL from the coding sequence ATGACTTTACAAGAAACGGTTTTAAACGATCTACAAAAGCTAACCATTGAAGAACAAAAAGAGGTATTAGATTTTATTCAATTTCTTCAATTTAAAAAAAATAATCAACCTCAAGTAAAAAAACAAATAAAAGGTTTATGGAAACAATTTAATCTATCAATTTCAGAAGCAGATATTGCTGAAGCAAGACAAGAAATGTGGGGGAATTTTCCACGGGAGATTGATTTATGA
- a CDS encoding TIGR03986 family CRISPR-associated RAMP protein: MTEGTLILVGRRKNLQVEFTNLKGNLVKLAVPLLQLSVELSEKRQKNIEQLQGLIVELEEVNGQPQKIREKGKSWEISAQPKAKVTTSSIKVTGDFRNPYNFIPTPPRNHDNSELDDRLPMGHGKYHENYWSGNITVKLTTKTPLLIPDAGNATEDNGHKTYPLRVGADGKPLLPITSVKGALRTAYEMVTNSRYGIFEKHEDRLAYRMPPSIGLQLVPARIENGNICLYCGTSDIGNDGKPQGAMYAAWLERYNRNNPNISNHAQKYRDNELPNHGDRVVAWLEKYEKINLRNNNRMFSYWKVRKIAPHGQNLGNQPNQGHSSNSHKSTGIMEQVEGYICITNKNIDNKHDERVFFDTETPISIPLNEELRKKWKELISNYQDIHKAEIDKGMQSPPALQNARWSRHVKGGEAERDLSDGTLCYAHVRKNGSNYQILNLYPVMITRGLYDFSPVSLLDNSLKPAEKMEQLSPADRVFGWVKQKGKGSYKGNLRINALTCITDNCIEKFGNQGLPLNILGQPQPSQARFYQAKDKQGNPLDKGSDKAKSYNNTDQSLRGRKVYPHQNLPENHWDKANQDRIQQDNNKHYQEYYRPGSERDDQNRSILGWVKPNTEFTFNIDITNLSTVELGALLFILDLPEKHYHLFGGGKPFGFGSAKLTIDWDKTDLRKGENWKEYYSSLLPVNKPDVKVKEASIGEFKQAVTASYGKQFEEVSFIKALLVATQGYSDKLPTHYPRKKTKPSTDVKIFEWFVENERTSGSKVALPMLANDGGLPRNPS, translated from the coding sequence ATGACAGAAGGAACATTAATATTAGTAGGCAGGAGAAAAAATTTGCAAGTAGAGTTTACTAATCTCAAAGGAAATCTTGTAAAATTGGCAGTACCACTGCTTCAACTATCGGTTGAGTTAAGTGAGAAAAGACAAAAAAATATTGAACAACTTCAAGGGCTTATAGTTGAATTAGAAGAAGTAAATGGGCAACCTCAAAAAATCCGAGAAAAAGGTAAATCTTGGGAAATCTCAGCTCAACCTAAGGCAAAAGTCACAACATCTTCAATAAAAGTAACTGGAGACTTCCGCAACCCCTATAACTTTATCCCTACTCCCCCCCGCAATCATGATAACTCAGAATTAGACGATCGCCTTCCTATGGGTCATGGTAAATATCATGAAAATTATTGGAGTGGCAATATAACAGTAAAACTCACCACGAAAACCCCCCTATTAATTCCCGATGCAGGTAACGCCACCGAAGATAATGGACATAAAACCTATCCCCTCAGAGTTGGCGCTGATGGTAAACCATTATTACCTATTACCTCAGTGAAGGGCGCCCTCCGCACTGCTTATGAAATGGTCACAAATTCCCGTTATGGTATCTTTGAAAAACACGAAGATAGACTAGCCTATCGAATGCCTCCTTCTATTGGCTTACAACTTGTACCAGCTAGAATCGAAAACGGTAATATTTGTTTATACTGTGGCACCTCAGATATTGGCAATGACGGCAAACCACAGGGTGCAATGTATGCGGCATGGTTAGAAAGATACAACAGAAATAATCCTAATATTAGTAATCATGCTCAGAAATACAGAGATAATGAATTACCGAATCATGGTGACAGAGTTGTTGCTTGGTTAGAAAAGTATGAAAAAATAAATCTTCGTAATAATAACCGGATGTTTTCTTATTGGAAAGTGAGAAAAATCGCACCACATGGACAAAATTTAGGAAATCAACCGAATCAAGGGCATAGTTCAAACTCTCATAAATCAACTGGTATTATGGAACAAGTAGAAGGCTATATTTGCATCACTAACAAAAATATCGATAATAAGCATGACGAAAGAGTTTTCTTTGATACTGAAACCCCTATTTCTATACCTCTTAATGAGGAATTAAGAAAAAAATGGAAGGAATTAATTAGTAACTATCAAGATATTCATAAAGCAGAAATTGATAAAGGAATGCAGTCACCTCCAGCCTTACAAAATGCAAGATGGTCACGTCATGTTAAAGGAGGAGAAGCGGAGAGAGATTTGAGTGATGGTACTTTATGTTATGCCCATGTTCGCAAAAATGGTAGCAACTATCAAATTTTGAATCTTTATCCTGTCATGATTACTAGAGGTTTATATGACTTTTCTCCTGTGTCTTTACTTGACAATAGCTTGAAACCTGCTGAAAAAATGGAACAACTATCCCCTGCGGATCGAGTATTTGGCTGGGTAAAGCAAAAAGGCAAAGGCTCATACAAAGGTAATTTGCGTATCAATGCCTTAACTTGCATCACTGATAACTGTATTGAAAAATTCGGTAATCAAGGCTTACCATTAAATATATTAGGACAACCCCAACCATCCCAAGCGCGCTTCTACCAAGCCAAAGATAAACAAGGTAATCCCTTAGATAAGGGTAGTGATAAAGCTAAAAGCTATAATAATACTGACCAAAGTTTAAGAGGAAGAAAAGTATATCCCCATCAAAACTTACCCGAAAATCACTGGGATAAAGCCAATCAAGATCGAATACAACAAGATAATAATAAACATTATCAAGAATATTATAGACCGGGTAGCGAAAGAGACGATCAAAATCGCTCGATTCTGGGGTGGGTTAAACCGAATACCGAATTTACCTTTAACATCGATATAACTAACCTTTCCACCGTAGAATTAGGCGCATTGCTATTCATCTTAGACTTACCTGAAAAACATTATCATCTTTTTGGCGGTGGCAAACCCTTCGGCTTTGGTAGTGCAAAACTAACTATCGATTGGGATAAAACCGACTTGAGAAAAGGAGAAAACTGGAAAGAATACTATAGTAGTCTTTTACCTGTTAACAAACCAGACGTTAAAGTAAAAGAAGCATCTATTGGGGAATTTAAACAAGCAGTAACGGCATCCTACGGGAAACAGTTTGAGGAGGTATCCTTTATCAAAGCCTTATTGGTAGCCACTCAAGGCTATAGCGATAAATTACCCACTCACTATCCCCGAAAAAAAACCAAACCTAGTACAGATGTCAAAATATTTGAATGGTTTGTGGAAAATGAGCGCACAAGCGGTTCAAAAGTTGCCTTGCCTATGTTAGCAAATGATGGCGGTTTACCCAGAAATCCTAGTTAA